Part of the Trichoderma asperellum chromosome 1, complete sequence genome is shown below.
CGTCGAAATCGTATTCTTCCAGGTCGGCGATCATGGTCTCAAGACCGAAGCGACTCTTGCCCTCCTTTGCGAGACGAGAAGCATAGTCCTCAGCGGTACCGGTCTGCGagccaaagaagatgatgcAGTTCTTGCCAgactcctccatcttctcgacGAAGTTTCTGGTCCTGACAGGCCTGGCGGCCATGCCATTGAGGTTAGTTGAGGTAGCATAGGGATCCTTCTGTTTGCCCCAGAGCGAGCCCTTTGTGAAGTAGACGATGCTCCCCAAAAGGATGACTCCGAGGACGACGATGTCCAACGTGTCCAATTCCGCCATGGCGGCAGCGgggttgcagcagcaacagacgGCGCTTGGGTTCTCGTTCGGCCAGACAGTCCCGAATCACTAAAGTTCAGGCAGTATTCAGCGCAGTCAATGTAAAGAAGCCAGATGCTCGAATAGTGACTCGCTACCAAACCCCCTTGCAGCGgagagaacaagaaaaaaaaaagcgtgtCCTCGCCTGGCCTTGGTCGGTTTAAGGCTGAGATCAGCGCAGCGGTTTTTGCGGGCAGCGTCGGCGAGTTGCCTATCGGCGAGTTGCGGTCTAGTCCAGGCCCGAGCAACAGAACGGGGGAGGGGCTTGAGGCCAGAGAGATTTGACGGTGGGTCGTGGCGtggaatagaaaaaaaaggaatcgACTGATCGATAAGAGCGCGGGCTCCTGGTTGCTGGCCGCTAATGTACGATTAAGTACCTAGTCGCAGGCGTAGTCCGAATACGCAGCCACGGGTTCAAAGCCACGGGTTCAAAGCCACGGGCTTATGGCGCATTTATACGCGCGCTTGAATATGAGGCCGCACTGTCCGGAAAGCTACCTGTCGCGGGGGTTGAGGCGAGAGAGACGAGGGAGGTgtagagatggaagagagaggagaagaaatggaaaaaggcggatgatgaagaagaagggaaaggaagagagaaatagtTGAATGGCCATTGCCCGTCCGAGAGGGAGGGGCGGTGGTGCCTTTTCATCTGATCCTCTAGTCTGGTCTACTAATAAGCACATGCACTTGGATATCATTCCAACCGCAGCTTACGGTGCAATGGTACGAGGTGCTAGGCGGTGCCAAACAGCCTTTGTGGCGACGCGGCTCGAATCCGGCTGTTACTACAATTCCGGGGCGCGGTGAGCAATTGGGCGCATCGCCAGTGTGCGCTGTAGGTACGCGCGTGGCAAGGCTGCCCCGGTCTGTGCATGTGCTCACTGACGCCATCATCGAGATTCTAGCGCATACACAATAGAGGTGAATGGTTGAAGCCACGTTGGACTTTGTATCTACGCAGATATTACCTAGTACTGTACTTCCTACCTTACCTATACCTGTCTGTATATGCCAGTCCCTGTTGTTGGCCATGCAGAGCCAGAGAGAGATCCAGATATCAGCTGCCCATGAGACATTTTTTCCGCCCCGGTTACCGGCACACGACCGCATTGATGGCCTTGTAATTCACACCCGGTGCACTCTTTGCGGGGTGAGTAGCATGAGGCTGCCAAAGCGACGATGTAGATGAAGCATCATTAGTGGCTCCTAGGCGTGCAAATCCCCGGCACGGATGGCGGGAATGGGGTATGGAGTAGTGGCCGTGGCCGCGGTGTCGGCGCCGTCGGGTCAACACACGGCACTTGGGATGACTGTCGGAGTGCAGGATTGATCCAGCACCCCGTTTACCTCATGGAATCGGCATGTGCGCTGTGGATATTTTGCGTAGGCACGCTCTCAATCAGAGTGCGACATATGAAGTAATATGCCGCGGCATAGGAGGAAAGGGGGAGACTGCCTCAGATGCAATGAAAGCGCAGAGGGAATGCCATGCCAAGATGGGTTCCGCCaggtaataaataacttGAAGGTAAGATCCTAAGCTTACTAttacttctgctgcttgcctGTCTATCTGGcttactacctagtacttagTGTTATTACTCGTACAAGTACGAAAGCATGTAGTAAGCTTGTTCGTGCAGGCAGGTAGCTCATTTGCCGTCTTCACGATGGATACCGAGAGAAAGGCTGGGAAAATAATAGGACAAGGCTCTCGGGGTTGACTCTCTGCAACGCACATGCCGCCACTGCTGCCGGCCACTGTTGCTACAAGCATCCTAGGCGTAATAGACTCGCTACGAGTGAAGATTTCCTCATAGATAGTAGAtggtagtaggtactactagTTTGCCGCGATCTCTTCCCGGGCGACTGTCGTGGGCGGTGCTACGTCCGGATTCGGGAAGTCCGCGGGGGAAAAGGCTAGGCGAGCCACCGAGCAAAAGAGACGCCTGTGATTCAACTACCCCAGATGGAGAGACATTTACAGATGAATGGAGATCTACCCGCCCTCTTCCGAAGTTTGCGTACACCAAGAATAACCGATTCCGATTCCCACCAGAAATAAACTTGTTGCCGCCTCTGTCACTTACTCCTTGCTTGAGGATGCACCACTCATCATCACCTGCGATGGCATGTCGCACGTCAATGTCGTCTAAGAGGGCTCGACGGCGACATCAAGACTAGCATCTGCGAGCACAGTTATGACTGGGCTGCATCAACTCGTTACagcctgaaaaaaaaaaaaaaaaatcacttGATCCTTCCCACCCCATGCCTTCTCATTGATTAGATAGAGCTGAATGTGTGCAAATCATCATGGTAATAGAGACGCTTGAGATGCGCTGCTTGGAGGCGGCGACGACTGGCCAAAGCGTCTACCCTAGAAATACTGAAGCAACTTTCTACTCTCTTGTGCTTGTATCTCTCCCCCTTACATGTCCAAGCAAGACAAGCAACGGCCAAAGCGTCCTCCCCACAAAAAAGTTATGAGCTTAGGGGACTCAGATAACAGCACAGCGAGAGCCAACACCAACTTGCCAGGTTGATGCTATCCAGGATTCGACTTAGCTCCGCAGCCCGGAGGACCCTTAATCCGCGACCAACCCCCAGCCTCCAACTGCCCCTCCCTTCGTCACGTCGTCACATCTGATAGGACCAGCCAACGGCCCTTGCAGCGCTCTCGCAAGACAGTTTCTAAGCCCAGGCGGCtggggaagaaaagcaaaaagcgcCCAAGCTGGGCCCTATAAGGAATTAGTCTCGCTCGAGCAGCGTAACGGGGAGCCAAGCCACCTAAAGTAACGACTAGCATAGCATCCTGCTGTGCTTCCCAGCTTTGTGCTTCCCGGCTGCAGCCGTGTCATCGTAACTGGCTGATAGCTGCCCACCAAATCGAGAAGCTCCAGGATTTCAGGTAGCCGTGGATTTTGGAGCCGGAGACGCTTGCTCGGCAGCGCATGCTCCATAGGCATATGATGGGATTGGGCTGTGGTCCGCTTCGAGATGGGTGAGTACGAGTAGCTGCGTCTTGCATTATTGGCTTTCTCATGTAATCGATGCAGTCGAACCCGCATGTATACATGAGGTTACATGACATGCGGGCGCACCAAAAGCCTCGTTTCCAACGGATAGCTGCTGACGATGTGAACGCGCGCAGTGCCATCGCAATCGGCGCCGGACAATCCCCAGGAATCCGCCAAGTTCCCGTCGAGATCTTCAGCGAGGCTCGATGAGGACCCCGAATGGGATCAGACAGTTCGCCCTCCCGCCTTCGACTCGGCTTCGTTGCGCCACCCCACGCAAAATCTTGCCGAACCCTCCTCTGAAAAGACGATCCCGCTACCGCTACCTCTGGCATCGCCACGAACTCTTGGCCCTCTGTCGCGATCCAACACCGGCGGGGTAGTCGAACCGCCTCTCAACTCTGCAAAGTCCACCTATGGACACCACCGCCAGACGTCCATCGTCCACGGGATCCAACACTCGAGAAATGGCAGCGGCGCGAGCTCTTCATCCAACCCGCTCAGTCCTCAGATGattgcagctgctggcctgGGGCTTGATCGGATGGACATACAGGCGGCCATAGCACGCTTAGAGGGAGATGCTGGGCAACCTAGGGCCACTGCTGCCGCTATGCTGGCTGGGCAAGCGACAAGCCCGGGCGATGGAACCTATACGATGAAGCGATCGCCCTCTGGCAACGGCGTTACCCCCCCAGGTTCAGCTCCGTCGCGTAGAGCTGAAAGGATGCACAGCAAGTCAAGGCGTGATCATCCATCACGGTCGTCCCGCCAGCATCGGGATGAACAGAAAACAGTGGGCGAATATGCCTTGCACGTGCTATTTACTTCTGTGAGCTGaactctccctctcctctaGAGCGGAGCGTATTTTATATTCCGATCTTGCTAATGCATTTCACACAGTTTATTGCGCAAGCTGAAGAAAAGCTGAATGAATGTATAACCACCCCCTTCGACCCCGAGCCCCAGATTGACAAGATATGCGGCCCTGGCGTGGACCCGGCTTTTGACCAGCTCATCGTTGCTCTGGGCCATATCGCGAGTCCCAAGCCCAAGAATTTGATAGATTCAATGATGCTTTGGAGGAAGAGCAAAAGCGATGCTGCCAACGAAGCGAGGACCCAGCTGCAACAGTTACGAGTGGCTCAACCGATGACACCGCTATTGCGCAGAAATACTGAACCCGTGCCAATTGGACCGATTGTATCCAATGGCTCTGATAGTGGTCTCTCCGGAGGTGGAATGCTGGCTTCGAAGCAAGAGTATGTAGCCCAGCAGGAGCGCCGCTCCACCGTTTCAATCTACATACTCTGTCGCGTTTTGCTCGAGGTCATATGCCAGAGCAGTTTGGCATCCATCACCCCGGAGGTCGAGGACAAACTGGAGAGCATAATATTTGGCCAGCTCAAGATTGCAGACAGTGAGCAGCTGCTCGCCTCGCCCTTGAAGATGGCTAATTGGAATCTTTTTACACTTCTCCTCGGCCATATGAGCGATATCAACTTTGCTGGCGTCACGAAGCGATTTATCGAAGATCTGGATAGCTCCCTGACTGAGCGTGTGACCAAGAGTCCAACTTCTTTGACAAGCCGCGATATTAACGATGGAAAGATGGATCTTGTTCTTGGGGGTATGAAGCATCTTCGCATCAAGATTTCGCCCGAGGATGCTTGGGAACAGTCGTGCGACTTCCTGGTTTCGCTGGGCCGTCTTTTCAACAGATCTCACGGGCCAAGAGTTAAGACTGCCTTTTGCCAGATCATCGACCTGCTTCTGCTCGGAATCGCATCCAAGGCGAGCAATAGCCACCTAATGCATCCCAAGTGGATGGAAGTCGTGGCGGCTATTGGACCACGGCTGGCCCAAATGTTTACAAAGCCACGACACTGGACCGTCGCATTCCCACTCACGGCCACAATGCTTTGTGTCTCTTCGCCGGACAACTTTGGAGCGCAGTGGCTGCAACTGGTTCTGCCTCTGCAGACAAAGGTAAAAGATCGACTGACCAAACCTTTATGCCTACAAGTGATATCCCGCCTGGTCTGGACATACTTGTATCGTACCAACGACACCTTCCAAAGCGTGGCGCGAAAATTAGACGACGTTATAAAATTGGTCCTTCCGCCGTCGAGACGGAGTATAGTTGCATCTGATGCCACCATCACAGAACCTCTGATTCAGATAATCCGTATCATCGGTTTCAAATATCCCGAATTTTGCTTCCGCACCGTCATCTTCCCTCTCATCAATGCCGAGCTCTTCACTGCTAATAAAGAGCTCAGAgttgagcagctggatcCTGACAGGATTGTTGTCGGCATTAGGGCTTTCTTGAGTATCATGTCGGATTTAGAAAAGGGAGAGCAAGGCCGACCGCCATTTCCTCAGATTTACGACTCGGGGCCAACAAGTGCGGAGAGGTTTCCTGCGTCACCAATGCTGGCGCCTCCTCGGAGTAGCCCTGCATCCCTATCAAGCTCGTCATCGATGAGGGAAAGCCACGTTTCACGACCTGTTCTCACTAACGTCCTGACGGATGGTGTTCGAGAATACTATCTCAAATTCTGTGAAATTCTCGGAAAGATCACAATTGTTTGCGACAATACTTTTGGTGGTCAAGCTGCCTTGGATGAAAAATTTGGTAGCCCTGGGCCAAAGACACCAATCTCCGAATCATTTACCTTCTCTCGACGCGATGAACATCAAACTGCGGCGGATCAGAAGCAGGCATTCTACGAGCTGTTACACGTTGCGGTCCAGGCGCTTCCCCGCTGCCTTTCTGTTGATATACCCTTTAATTCTctaattaatcttttatgCACGGGCACTGCTCATGTGCAGTATAATATTGCAGAATCATCTTCCAACTCACTCAAGGCTATTGCTCGTCAGTCTCATGCGCAGCAAGTCACCATGGGATTTGCACGTTTCATCTTTAATTTTGATGACAGATACTCGACCATGTCTGATGGTGGAATGCTCGGGGCTAACCATATCGAAAATACGCTGCGGCTCTATGTCGAACTATTGAAAATATGGATTGAGGAGATTAGACAGAAGTCGCGAGATGCTGCAGCAGGCGAGTCTGAAGGAAATAATTCTGATAACCGAGCTCTGAAGCTGGATTTATCTAGCGTCTGGGCTGAGGTTGATCAAGCTGAGGCGCATGGCCTATTCTTCCTATGCTCACAGTCAAGACGTGTTCGGTATTTTGCCATTACTGTCCTTCGCCTCATTACCGAGTTCGACAAGGCACTAGGAAAAGATTTGTCCGAGGAAAAGGACTCTTTGAGACTAATCAACGTTCTCGAGAACGACTCATCCCAAGTCATGAATTTTGACGACGAACACCTGTCTGTCGCTGAGCGCAGTAGGCTGCAGCGAGGCTTACAAAATGGCAACGGCAAAGGCGCCCTCATTGAGCTATGCACTAGCGAAGTCACCTATGATACGACGCTTTGGTTCAAAATATTCCCCAACTTGATGCGGATTGCCTTTGAGAAATGCCCATTTGCGGTTACCATATGTCGAGATCTGATCTGCAACCGCGTCCTTCAGATGTACAAGCCCATTGTCTTTTTGTCCGAACCTACAAGAGGCCCTTTCCACACAGGAGAAGGAATTCACAATAATCGCCCCATTCCCCGATCGCCGACGGCTCAGCCGGAATCGATAGTAGAGCAGTGGAAGCTGTATCTCATTTTTGCATGCACTACCCTGGCAGACCCAGGAAGCGCGCCACAGAGCGTTCCTTTGGATTCTATTCAGCACACTCGCAAGTCCTCCAGGCCTGCACCGGCGGAGAAAGCTGTTACGGCAAGGACCCTTTTCAAATACCTGATCCCGCTCTTATCTGCTACATCAGCATCTGTTCGAGATGCTGTAGTCGTTGCTATGGGATCAATCAATATTCACATATACCAGACCTTGCTAGAAGAACTCCAGGGCCAAGTATCCCGGTGTAATGATGAAGCTCGTGCGAGAATCCATCAGCGAGCAAACAGCAGCCCGCGTAGAAATCGCAAAATGGATTTGCTCAGAACAGAAATCACTCATGTCTTCAAACTGACGTCGCACTTCCTCAAGGATCCGATCGTTTACGAGTCCGAATATTTTCTTAGTACTTTGACTATGTACGCCAAAGATCTGAAATTATTTttgatggatggagaagTGCAGATGGACTGGGAGTTCCAAAAGCTACGAAGATACTACTGTGGGCTCATGGAATCGCTGTTTGAAGGAATCAATCGTACGAAAGATCCCTCTCGATGGATGACATTTGAATCTCGGAAGTCAGCCTTTTCTTTGATGGAAGATTGGTGTGGATTCTCGCCAAATCAGACAGAGGTTCGGGCTAGAGAAG
Proteins encoded:
- a CDS encoding uncharacterized protein (EggNog:ENOG41~BUSCO:EOG092D01QP), encoding MVPSQSAPDNPQESAKFPSRSSARLDEDPEWDQTVRPPAFDSASLRHPTQNLAEPSSEKTIPLPLPLASPRTLGPLSRSNTGGVVEPPLNSAKSTYGHHRQTSIVHGIQHSRNGSGASSSSNPLSPQMIAAAGLGLDRMDIQAAIARLEGDAGQPRATAAAMLAGQATSPGDGTYTMKRSPSGNGVTPPGSAPSRRAERMHSKSRRDHPSRSSRQHRDEQKTVGEYALHVLFTSFIAQAEEKLNECITTPFDPEPQIDKICGPGVDPAFDQLIVALGHIASPKPKNLIDSMMLWRKSKSDAANEARTQLQQLRVAQPMTPLLRRNTEPVPIGPIVSNGSDSGLSGGGMLASKQEYVAQQERRSTVSIYILCRVLLEVICQSSLASITPEVEDKLESIIFGQLKIADSEQLLASPLKMANWNLFTLLLGHMSDINFAGVTKRFIEDLDSSLTERVTKSPTSLTSRDINDGKMDLVLGGMKHLRIKISPEDAWEQSCDFLVSLGRLFNRSHGPRVKTAFCQIIDLLLLGIASKASNSHLMHPKWMEVVAAIGPRLAQMFTKPRHWTVAFPLTATMLCVSSPDNFGAQWLQLVLPLQTKVKDRLTKPLCLQVISRLVWTYLYRTNDTFQSVARKLDDVIKLVLPPSRRSIVASDATITEPLIQIIRIIGFKYPEFCFRTVIFPLINAELFTANKELRVEQLDPDRIVVGIRAFLSIMSDLEKGEQGRPPFPQIYDSGPTSAERFPASPMLAPPRSSPASLSSSSSMRESHVSRPVLTNVLTDGVREYYLKFCEILGKITIVCDNTFGGQAALDEKFGSPGPKTPISESFTFSRRDEHQTAADQKQAFYELLHVAVQALPRCLSVDIPFNSLINLLCTGTAHVQYNIAESSSNSLKAIARQSHAQQVTMGFARFIFNFDDRYSTMSDGGMLGANHIENTLRLYVELLKIWIEEIRQKSRDAAAGESEGNNSDNRALKLDLSSVWAEVDQAEAHGLFFLCSQSRRVRYFAITVLRLITEFDKALGKDLSEEKDSLRLINVLENDSSQVMNFDDEHLSVAERSRLQRGLQNGNGKGALIELCTSEVTYDTTLWFKIFPNLMRIAFEKCPFAVTICRDLICNRVLQMYKPIVFLSEPTRGPFHTGEGIHNNRPIPRSPTAQPESIVEQWKLYLIFACTTLADPGSAPQSVPLDSIQHTRKSSRPAPAEKAVTARTLFKYLIPLLSATSASVRDAVVVAMGSINIHIYQTLLEELQGQVSRCNDEARARIHQRANSSPRRNRKMDLLRTEITHVFKLTSHFLKDPIVYESEYFLSTLTMYAKDLKLFLMDGEVQMDWEFQKLRRYYCGLMESLFEGINRTKDPSRWMTFESRKSAFSLMEDWCGFSPNQTEVRAREDNMRQNLMNQQSLGERGTATAAMEIEKRNLRTAALSAMASLCGGPINITTESGVTLQFDIRRMLSWIEAIFNSGSDKMNVIGRRALKNLVVHNKEYPYLLEHCIARCYLADNSKVLESYFLVTVDVLQEHGDYPCPFWKLLALCLFMLGDDQSEVRSKSSTVLRVLEARQQRNSKIQDFDISVSDKTQAVYKLAQFEISKRLANQYTELAFHVISEFTLYFKDLQPAAQRNVVAIVLPWIQAIELTLDPNGGPTAQSYVLLANLLEITIKSGGALHNEVQALWQALATGPHLGNVRLVLDFIMQLCLERREQNFVEYAKQIVVFLSTSNSAPGVKVVEFLLTQINPKAMVPIEKRELPQPPPDTSSLPYCADLAEALPVGTKQAGFSLGQLSLILLVDLMVSPVQLTPECAPLLLHTVTVLWDHYTPLVQEQAREMLVHLIHELVMSRIDEQTDLDRKESIEELIDLVRQHDRSVVWSYEDSNGKVYDHENKVPQSMEYLTNEVVKTFEVAFPGIKEQWGRLSLTWATSCPVRHLACRSFQIFRCVLTSLDQYMLGDMLARLSNTIADEDPEIQAFSMEILTTLKTLIVKLDSEKLITFPQLFWTTCACLESINEREFLEALEMLNELIGKVDFRAANVRRLIADGQPSKWEGPFEGLQPLLHKGLRSSLCWQPTLDIIDKLVKLPGDGLIGDDNRLFFALLANFPRFLDELERGGLSPEAINTAKILLSESDRQGLEGIGLVLDGLISDRFLSSEDFMNQLFVALREFYLPHMEFRMITFLMGLLTNSLSWVKVQTMRILCIVIPDIDMRNPEIAIHGSDLISPLLRLLQSEFCMGALEVLDNIMTMSGSHMDKQHLRMSMARLTSKAVRKEYERAQSLFGIPELSGWAIPIPARKTEATRANIHAAFYMCQSTEGSSTEATPTADVEFHSEDFPYGYFDSLERSETMLSDEARVEVHPGDLVTKLDSLDDFFDEPPSPHTDDDGRSSLTITEFTPESYETGTELYDEQILPILHEASNNTSFQNGFVERPTVFSREHASNTMNPGAFTMGSSLAPRAGHHARSITSPSAPVSYYPQDFASDDELVVGGFSDADDDRIDLGSMDDGSSSFSLDSTLRDQRQDVPQPNYLRLTSRSRERQQRDKAPPQPTPKITSKLYLTNVPGEGDPI